In Ruania zhangjianzhongii, the following proteins share a genomic window:
- a CDS encoding mannonate dehydratase, whose amino-acid sequence MTIRLALGHIEALDEDVITFAQQLGLESVHLHTPTNLDDSVGYWRLDELSALRQRCEDAGLRLEAIENVPYLHWDKVLRGEPGRDEQLENYCRTIQNMADAGISTLGHHFIPGYVWRTDLRARGRGGALVTAFDIDRIGEGNKLAGYKLTPADAAEQALVDAEQMWQNYEYFLRAVLPVAEGAGVRLALHPDDPPIDVPLGGFARIMSSPEGLMKAHQIAEDSPAWALNLCLGSVSEMDGERSVNTVIDYFGPRGRIAYVHFRDVQGTVPRFAESFLGEGNYNPAAVVRRLVQRGFDGFLIDDHVPAMLGDADTWADTSTAAFCSRGRAHALGYLTGLFNALELDVNGR is encoded by the coding sequence ATGACCATCCGGTTGGCGCTCGGGCACATTGAGGCACTGGACGAGGACGTGATCACCTTCGCCCAGCAGCTCGGACTGGAAAGTGTGCACCTGCACACACCGACCAATCTTGACGACTCGGTAGGCTACTGGCGCCTGGACGAACTCTCCGCGCTGCGGCAGCGCTGCGAGGACGCGGGTCTGCGGCTCGAAGCGATCGAGAACGTGCCGTACCTGCACTGGGACAAGGTGTTGCGCGGAGAGCCGGGGCGGGATGAACAACTGGAGAACTACTGCCGCACCATCCAGAACATGGCGGACGCCGGGATCTCGACGTTGGGCCATCACTTCATCCCCGGCTACGTGTGGCGCACGGACCTGCGGGCCCGCGGACGCGGCGGAGCCCTGGTGACCGCGTTCGATATCGACCGAATCGGTGAGGGCAACAAGCTGGCCGGGTACAAACTCACCCCCGCGGACGCTGCCGAGCAGGCGCTCGTCGACGCCGAGCAGATGTGGCAGAACTACGAGTACTTCCTGCGTGCGGTGCTGCCTGTGGCAGAAGGTGCCGGCGTGCGGCTTGCCCTGCACCCGGACGACCCGCCGATCGACGTGCCGCTCGGTGGGTTCGCCCGGATCATGTCCAGCCCGGAAGGTCTGATGAAGGCTCACCAGATCGCCGAGGACAGTCCCGCGTGGGCGCTGAACCTGTGCCTCGGGTCCGTCTCCGAGATGGACGGCGAGCGCAGTGTGAACACGGTGATCGACTACTTCGGCCCGAGAGGGCGGATCGCCTATGTGCACTTCCGGGACGTGCAGGGCACGGTGCCCCGGTTCGCGGAGAGCTTTCTCGGTGAGGGAAACTACAACCCGGCGGCCGTGGTCCGCCGACTGGTGCAGCGCGGCTTCGACGGATTCTTGATCGATGACCATGTGCCGGCGATGCTCGGCGACGCCGACACCTGGGCGGACACGTCCACGGCCGCCTTCTGCAGCCGAGGACGTGCCCATGCCCTCGGCTACCTGACGGGACTGTTCAACGCGCTCGAGCTGGACGTCAACGGACGGTGA
- a CDS encoding spermidine synthase, whose translation MRVASAVSARGEVLLRRREDALELRVNGVFVMDTAETSTERALARAGLTGCARPDQVLLGGLGLGFTAAEVLADPRVQLLEVVEIEPAVIDWLADGTVPHGPALLTDPRLQVVPGDIAAHLQARPQESTDLVLLDVDNGPGFLVYPRNAGLYGQAMLAEAARVLRPGGAVVIWSAARAPELAEVLATVFAEVSESALPVRLQGRDEQYWLYTGRVSGSHGTGSPPSG comes from the coding sequence ATGAGGGTGGCGAGTGCTGTCTCTGCCCGGGGCGAGGTGCTGCTCCGGCGGCGCGAGGATGCGCTGGAGCTGCGGGTGAACGGCGTGTTCGTGATGGATACGGCCGAAACCTCCACGGAGCGAGCCTTGGCGCGGGCGGGGCTGACCGGCTGTGCCCGTCCGGACCAGGTGCTCCTGGGCGGCCTCGGGCTGGGCTTCACCGCGGCGGAGGTGCTCGCCGATCCGCGGGTACAGCTCCTGGAAGTGGTGGAGATCGAGCCGGCGGTGATCGACTGGCTCGCCGACGGCACTGTCCCGCACGGTCCGGCGCTGCTGACCGATCCTCGCCTGCAGGTGGTCCCCGGCGACATTGCCGCGCATCTGCAGGCCCGGCCTCAGGAGTCGACGGACCTGGTGCTGCTGGACGTGGACAACGGCCCGGGCTTCCTGGTGTACCCCCGCAACGCCGGGCTGTACGGCCAGGCGATGTTGGCCGAGGCGGCCAGGGTGCTGCGTCCCGGCGGCGCTGTAGTGATCTGGTCGGCGGCCCGGGCACCGGAGCTCGCCGAGGTGCTGGCGACCGTGTTCGCCGAGGTGTCGGAGTCGGCCCTGCCCGTGCGGCTGCAGGGCAGGGATGAGCAGTACTGGTTGTATACGGGCCGGGTCAGCGGAAGTCACGGGACCGGCTCGCCACCCTCAGGCTGA
- a CDS encoding SDR family NAD(P)-dependent oxidoreductase, producing MAQFDGKVALVAGGASGIGRAVVEHLASRGAAVGFCGIDADQVRATAEELRERGLQVRGLHIDLTDAHQAERFVADTVAEYGGLDIVVNSAGIQRYGTVEDTPEDVWDAVLEVNLKSIYLLSRFAVAHLRARGGGSIVNVSSVQAYVAQHGVAAYAASKGGIVALTKAMAIDHASDNIRVNVVCPGSVDTPMLRWSADLHKGDHSADEVIAGWGGGHPLGRVGQPAEVAELVAFLAGDGASFITGAEHRVDGGLLASVPVVLPE from the coding sequence ATGGCACAGTTCGACGGCAAGGTGGCCCTGGTGGCCGGTGGTGCGTCCGGTATCGGCCGAGCAGTGGTCGAGCATCTCGCGAGCCGCGGTGCGGCGGTCGGATTCTGCGGGATCGACGCGGATCAGGTCCGCGCCACCGCGGAGGAACTACGCGAGCGCGGGCTTCAGGTGCGGGGCCTGCACATCGACCTGACGGACGCCCACCAGGCAGAGCGGTTCGTTGCCGACACGGTAGCGGAGTACGGCGGCCTGGACATCGTCGTCAACTCGGCCGGAATTCAGCGCTACGGGACCGTGGAGGACACTCCCGAGGACGTCTGGGACGCTGTGCTGGAGGTCAACCTCAAGTCCATCTACCTGCTCTCCCGGTTCGCCGTCGCGCACCTGCGTGCCCGCGGGGGCGGGTCGATCGTGAACGTCTCCTCGGTGCAGGCCTACGTCGCCCAGCACGGCGTCGCTGCCTATGCCGCTTCCAAGGGCGGCATCGTCGCCCTGACCAAGGCGATGGCGATCGACCACGCTTCGGACAACATCCGCGTGAACGTGGTCTGCCCCGGGTCCGTGGACACGCCGATGCTGCGCTGGTCGGCGGACCTGCACAAGGGCGACCACAGTGCCGATGAGGTGATCGCCGGCTGGGGCGGGGGACATCCGCTTGGCCGGGTGGGCCAGCCTGCCGAGGTTGCCGAGCTGGTCGCCTTCCTCGCGGGGGATGGGGCGTCCTTCATCACCGGTGCCGAGCACCGGGTCGACGGCGGTCTGTTGGCTTCCGTACCGGTGGTGCTGCCGGAATGA
- a CDS encoding error-prone DNA polymerase, producing the protein MTAYAELHAHSAFSFLDGASQPEELVLEAVRLGLSAVAITDHDGLYGVVRFCEAAAAAAIPTVYGAELTLDSATRPTGMPDPDGTHLLVLARGPEGYRRLSRAIARAHLASGRKGEAHYQLDELADLAAGNWLVLTGCRKGSVRRALEPHPGEFDLPTARRELDRLTDLFGAENVAVETTDGGAPLDSVRADALADLAGTARLPLVATGAVHCATPAEQQLADVLAAVRSRSTLEEMAGWLPPRVAHLRSPAEMLARHHRHPQAVATSAALAAECAFDLHLVAPNLPPYPVPAGHTEASWLRELTMRGAWERYGPPEAARLADAYATIAHELEVITALDFPGYFLIVHEIVEFCRRQGILCQGRGSAANSAVCFALGITAVDAVQHQMLFERFLSPGRSGPPDIDLDIESGRREEVIQHVYTRYGRSHAAQVANVISYRPRSAIRDAARAFGYDTGQQDAWSKSVERWGSLEGEDTGAPEQVSEIAEQMLRLPRHLGIHSGGMVLCDRPVIDVCPVEWATMPGRTVLQWDKDDCADAGLVKFDLLGLGMLTALRLAFESIESVEGITLGLHSLPQEDPLVYDLLCAADTVGVFQVESRAQMATLPRLRPRTFYDIVVEVALIRPGPIQGDAVHPYIDRRRGRAPVTYLHPLLEPALAKTLGVPLFQEQLMQIAIDVASFSAAEADQLRRAMGSKRSVERMEALHQRLLDGMAGNGVSEEVAEQIFDKLKAFSDFGFPESHAFSFAYLVYASAWLKVHHPEAFYAGLLAAQPMGFYSPQSLVADARRRGVVVQRAGVVASQVQASVERADDGALSVRLGLAPVRGIGEKTAERIVQARAEAPLADLADLARRVRLSAAQLEALATAGALADLGHERREGLWLAGALAAESGTVRGEWIQEPLPLTAVGTDVPDLPGMDQVSTAVADVWATGVSTDSFPTQFRRGDLDAGGVLRVAEVPGAGSGRRVRVAGVVTHRQRPATAAGVTFLSLEDETGILNVICSAGLWQRYRKVVRGSAALVVRGTVEHADGVTNLMADQVSELSLRVASRSRDFR; encoded by the coding sequence ATGACCGCATACGCCGAACTGCACGCCCACTCGGCGTTCAGCTTCCTGGACGGCGCCAGCCAGCCCGAAGAGCTCGTCCTCGAGGCAGTGCGTCTCGGGCTGTCCGCTGTCGCGATCACCGACCACGACGGTCTCTACGGTGTCGTCCGGTTCTGCGAGGCCGCGGCAGCCGCTGCGATCCCCACGGTCTACGGCGCCGAGCTGACCCTGGACAGTGCCACCAGACCCACCGGGATGCCCGACCCCGACGGCACCCACCTGCTGGTGCTGGCCCGCGGCCCAGAAGGCTACCGGCGACTGTCCCGCGCCATCGCCCGGGCGCACCTGGCCAGCGGCCGTAAGGGGGAGGCCCACTACCAGCTGGACGAGCTGGCCGATCTGGCCGCTGGAAACTGGCTGGTGCTCACCGGCTGCCGCAAGGGCAGCGTGCGCCGAGCGCTGGAACCTCACCCGGGCGAGTTCGACCTGCCCACTGCCCGGCGTGAGCTGGACCGGCTCACCGACCTGTTCGGCGCGGAGAACGTCGCAGTGGAGACCACCGACGGCGGCGCCCCGCTGGACTCGGTGCGCGCCGATGCGCTCGCCGATCTGGCCGGGACGGCCCGCCTGCCGCTGGTGGCCACCGGCGCTGTGCACTGTGCCACCCCGGCCGAGCAGCAGCTCGCCGATGTCCTCGCCGCCGTCCGGTCCCGTTCCACTCTGGAGGAGATGGCCGGTTGGCTGCCCCCGCGGGTAGCACACCTGCGCAGCCCGGCAGAGATGCTTGCCCGCCACCACCGTCACCCCCAGGCGGTGGCCACCAGCGCCGCACTGGCGGCCGAGTGCGCCTTCGACCTGCACCTGGTGGCGCCGAACCTGCCGCCCTACCCGGTGCCCGCCGGGCACACCGAGGCCAGCTGGCTGCGTGAGCTGACGATGCGCGGCGCCTGGGAGCGCTACGGCCCACCGGAGGCGGCTCGTCTGGCCGACGCCTACGCCACGATCGCCCACGAGCTGGAGGTGATCACCGCCCTGGACTTCCCCGGCTATTTCCTGATCGTGCACGAGATCGTCGAGTTCTGCCGCCGGCAGGGCATCCTCTGCCAGGGGCGGGGCTCAGCAGCGAACTCCGCAGTCTGCTTCGCGCTCGGCATCACCGCAGTGGACGCGGTGCAGCACCAGATGCTCTTCGAGCGGTTCCTCTCCCCGGGCCGGTCCGGACCACCGGACATCGACCTGGACATCGAGTCCGGCCGCCGGGAGGAGGTGATCCAGCACGTGTACACCCGGTACGGGCGCTCCCACGCCGCCCAGGTGGCGAACGTGATCTCCTACCGGCCGAGGTCGGCGATCCGGGATGCCGCCCGCGCCTTCGGTTACGACACCGGCCAGCAGGATGCCTGGTCCAAGAGCGTGGAACGCTGGGGCAGCCTGGAAGGGGAGGACACCGGTGCGCCGGAACAGGTGAGCGAGATCGCGGAACAGATGCTCCGCCTGCCCCGCCACCTGGGCATCCACTCCGGCGGGATGGTGCTCTGCGACCGGCCGGTGATCGACGTCTGCCCGGTGGAGTGGGCCACCATGCCCGGGCGGACCGTATTGCAGTGGGACAAGGACGACTGTGCCGATGCCGGGCTGGTGAAGTTCGACCTGCTCGGTCTGGGCATGCTCACCGCGCTGCGGCTGGCATTCGAGTCCATCGAGTCCGTCGAAGGGATCACCCTCGGGCTGCACTCCCTGCCGCAGGAGGACCCGCTGGTCTATGACCTGCTCTGCGCGGCGGACACGGTGGGGGTGTTCCAGGTGGAGTCCCGCGCGCAGATGGCCACGCTGCCGCGGCTGCGCCCGCGCACCTTCTACGACATCGTCGTGGAGGTCGCGCTGATCCGCCCCGGGCCGATTCAGGGGGACGCCGTGCATCCCTACATCGACCGCCGCCGAGGCCGGGCACCGGTGACCTATCTGCATCCGCTGCTCGAACCGGCGCTGGCCAAGACTCTCGGCGTGCCGCTGTTCCAGGAGCAGCTGATGCAGATCGCCATCGACGTCGCCTCCTTCTCCGCCGCCGAGGCCGATCAGCTGCGCCGGGCGATGGGGTCGAAACGGTCGGTGGAGCGGATGGAGGCGCTGCACCAGCGGCTGCTGGACGGAATGGCCGGCAACGGGGTGAGCGAGGAGGTGGCCGAGCAGATCTTCGACAAGCTCAAGGCGTTCTCCGACTTCGGCTTCCCGGAGTCGCACGCCTTCTCCTTCGCCTATCTGGTCTATGCCAGCGCCTGGCTCAAGGTGCACCACCCCGAGGCGTTCTATGCCGGGCTGCTCGCCGCTCAGCCGATGGGGTTCTACTCCCCGCAGTCGTTGGTGGCCGATGCTCGCCGCCGGGGGGTGGTGGTCCAGCGGGCCGGCGTGGTCGCCTCGCAGGTACAGGCCAGTGTGGAACGGGCCGACGACGGCGCACTCTCGGTCCGTCTGGGCCTCGCCCCGGTCCGGGGTATCGGGGAGAAGACCGCGGAGCGGATCGTGCAGGCCCGGGCGGAGGCGCCGTTGGCCGATCTGGCCGATCTGGCCCGCCGAGTGCGGCTGTCCGCTGCTCAGCTGGAAGCGTTGGCCACTGCCGGAGCGCTTGCGGACCTCGGTCATGAGCGCCGGGAAGGGTTGTGGCTGGCCGGGGCACTGGCCGCCGAGAGCGGCACTGTGCGGGGTGAGTGGATCCAGGAGCCGCTACCGCTGACCGCCGTGGGCACCGACGTACCGGACCTGCCGGGAATGGACCAGGTGTCCACTGCCGTGGCGGACGTCTGGGCCACGGGAGTGTCCACCGACTCCTTCCCCACCCAGTTCCGCCGCGGCGACCTGGACGCCGGGGGAGTACTACGGGTCGCCGAAGTGCCCGGTGCCGGGTCCGGCAGGCGGGTGCGGGTGGCCGGGGTGGTCACCCACCGGCAACGGCCAGCGACCGCCGCCGGGGTGACCTTCCTGTCCCTGGAGGACGAGACCGGAATCTTGAACGTGATCTGCTCGGCCGGGCTGTGGCAGCGGTACCGGAAGGTGGTGCGCGGCAGCGCGGCCCTGGTGGTACGGGGCACAGTGGAGCACGCTGACGGCGTCACCAACCTGATGGCCGATCAGGTGAGCGAGCTCAGCCTGAGGGTGGCGAGCCGGTCCCGTGACTTCCGCTGA
- a CDS encoding hemerythrin domain-containing protein, translated as MRTVHERLREALRLTRAALDEGTDAEPATRDLLLFCHGFCTALDGHHQAEDRHLFPAIAEQYPHLRDTLRYLTQDHSMIAHLISGLNESVARAASPDELNRHLEGIAAIMESHFRYEERQLLQVLETLALEASVEEALGPL; from the coding sequence ATGCGCACCGTGCACGAACGGCTGCGCGAGGCGCTGCGCCTCACCCGCGCCGCGCTGGACGAAGGAACTGACGCGGAGCCGGCCACCCGGGATCTGCTGCTGTTCTGCCATGGGTTCTGCACGGCGCTCGATGGCCACCACCAGGCGGAGGACCGGCACCTGTTTCCGGCCATCGCCGAGCAGTATCCCCACCTGCGGGACACGCTGCGCTACCTCACCCAGGACCACTCGATGATCGCGCACCTGATCAGCGGCCTGAACGAGAGCGTGGCCCGTGCTGCCTCCCCCGACGAGCTCAACCGACATCTCGAGGGGATCGCCGCGATCATGGAGTCCCACTTCCGGTACGAGGAGCGCCAACTGCTCCAGGTGTTGGAGACCCTTGCGCTGGAGGCGAGCGTCGAGGAGGCGCTGGGGCCACTATGA
- a CDS encoding YybH family protein, with protein MTAADELRALVEERVRAVREKDGTTLIARPTEDVVTFDVLPPLSSRGSHATAGHLQQWFDGYRGRIDYTVRDLQVHAQSDLGFCSFLYHVGGTLTTGEAVNMWVRATLCCRRIDGRWRIVHDHESVPFDPATGRALTGLEPQ; from the coding sequence ATGACCGCGGCGGACGAGCTGCGCGCGCTGGTCGAGGAGCGGGTGCGGGCGGTCCGAGAGAAGGACGGCACCACCCTGATCGCGCGGCCCACTGAGGACGTCGTCACCTTCGACGTGCTCCCCCCGCTGAGCTCCCGCGGCAGCCACGCCACAGCGGGGCACCTTCAGCAGTGGTTCGACGGCTATCGCGGCCGGATCGACTACACCGTGCGCGATCTGCAGGTGCATGCCCAGAGCGACCTCGGCTTCTGCTCGTTCCTCTACCACGTGGGTGGAACACTCACGACGGGCGAGGCGGTGAACATGTGGGTTCGCGCCACTCTGTGCTGCCGCCGCATCGATGGCCGCTGGCGCATCGTGCACGACCACGAATCGGTGCCCTTCGATCCCGCCACCGGCCGGGCCCTGACCGGCCTCGAACCGCAGTAG
- a CDS encoding aminoglycoside phosphotransferase family protein yields the protein MLPPSPHPGTGSTDAITLPRSLLDGVGATAAGAAWIEQLPQLVQRAQERWQVQLAQPFGVGTAAWTAPGTLPDGTPVVVKISFPHDEARHEATALRLWHGWAAVELLDHHGEDWALLLRRAHPGTPMLHDTSPAELRVSHGVEVLRNLHQAETTAAQLPYLTTVSARWAMIAGERATRWAPMLTGGEYLVRTGLDLLRAFGTPGARPGPVVLLHGDLNPGNLLLDAPTQDPGHWLAIDPKPMVGDPAYDLWPLLAQVDQPFAAPDPQALLRHRVQLAATALGIPPLRITEWALARTIESLLWQLETFTDPARREAARAADLRQAEVWYRLSYG from the coding sequence GTGCTCCCGCCATCGCCGCACCCGGGGACCGGGTCCACGGACGCCATCACCCTGCCGCGCTCACTACTCGACGGGGTGGGCGCCACCGCTGCGGGCGCCGCGTGGATCGAACAGCTGCCCCAGCTGGTCCAGCGCGCCCAAGAACGCTGGCAGGTGCAGCTGGCCCAGCCATTCGGGGTCGGCACCGCTGCCTGGACCGCACCGGGCACGCTCCCGGACGGGACCCCGGTCGTGGTGAAGATCTCCTTCCCGCACGATGAGGCCCGGCACGAGGCGACTGCACTGCGTCTGTGGCACGGGTGGGCGGCCGTCGAGCTGCTCGACCATCACGGCGAGGACTGGGCACTGCTGCTGCGGCGGGCGCACCCGGGCACACCGATGCTGCACGACACCTCCCCAGCCGAACTTCGGGTGAGCCACGGGGTGGAGGTGCTGCGCAACCTGCACCAGGCGGAGACCACGGCAGCGCAGCTGCCGTACTTGACCACTGTCAGTGCCCGCTGGGCCATGATCGCCGGCGAGCGCGCCACCCGGTGGGCTCCGATGCTCACCGGGGGCGAGTATCTGGTCCGGACCGGGTTGGATCTGCTCCGCGCGTTCGGAACTCCAGGGGCCCGACCCGGGCCGGTCGTGCTGCTGCACGGCGACCTGAACCCCGGCAACCTACTCCTGGACGCGCCCACGCAGGACCCCGGCCATTGGCTCGCCATCGACCCGAAGCCCATGGTCGGCGATCCGGCCTACGATCTGTGGCCACTGCTGGCGCAGGTGGACCAACCCTTCGCCGCACCGGACCCGCAGGCACTGCTGCGGCACCGGGTTCAGCTGGCCGCGACAGCACTCGGCATCCCGCCGTTGCGGATCACCGAGTGGGCACTGGCCCGCACGATCGAGTCGCTCCTGTGGCAGCTGGAGACCTTCACCGATCCCGCCCGGCGGGAAGCCGCCCGTGCTGCCGACCTGCGCCAGGCCGAGGTCTGGTACCGGCTCTCCTACGGCTGA
- a CDS encoding Gfo/Idh/MocA family protein, which produces MPRFVKAKDLLDGGAIGAVRAFRIENFQPAPIDEGGDMPWRVRPEVAGGGHFVDLGSHTLDLIDHLLGPVARVHGFAKNTSAAYPAEDLVSATFELGSAVVGTGLWCYAAGEFRDEVEIIGTDGQLTFSSFGEEPLRLRTAAGTEKIDAPYPATVQQPLIQTVVDELCGRGTSPSTGESAARTARVVDALLGSYRREHGISF; this is translated from the coding sequence ATGCCACGCTTCGTCAAAGCCAAGGACCTGCTCGACGGCGGAGCGATCGGTGCGGTGCGCGCGTTCCGGATCGAGAACTTCCAGCCGGCGCCGATCGATGAGGGCGGGGACATGCCGTGGCGGGTGCGCCCCGAGGTGGCCGGCGGCGGCCACTTCGTCGACCTCGGCTCGCACACACTCGACCTGATCGACCACCTGCTCGGCCCCGTGGCCCGCGTACACGGGTTCGCCAAGAACACCAGCGCTGCCTACCCGGCCGAAGACCTGGTGAGCGCGACCTTCGAGCTGGGCTCCGCCGTCGTCGGTACCGGCCTGTGGTGCTATGCGGCGGGTGAGTTCCGGGACGAGGTGGAGATCATCGGCACCGACGGCCAGCTGACCTTCTCCTCGTTCGGCGAGGAGCCGCTGCGGCTACGAACCGCGGCCGGTACCGAGAAGATCGACGCACCGTATCCTGCCACCGTGCAGCAGCCGCTGATCCAGACAGTGGTGGATGAGCTCTGCGGCCGCGGGACCTCGCCGAGCACCGGAGAGAGCGCCGCCCGGACCGCGCGGGTGGTAGACGCGCTGCTCGGCAGCTACCGGCGCGAGCACGGCATCAGCTTCTGA
- a CDS encoding SRPBCC family protein: protein MSLSHDSWTIERDYPHPPDRVFAAWADPSTKVRWFDLSGTADPDYHSDFRVGGTESFRTPVGSRPDFTYTAQYRDIVPDERIVTTYEMAMDGQRTSVSVATLELSSTAAGTHLVYTEQGVYLDGLDNAQDRSLGTASQLDRLGAVLDGQS, encoded by the coding sequence ATGAGCCTCAGCCACGACAGCTGGACGATCGAACGCGACTACCCCCACCCTCCTGACCGGGTGTTCGCAGCGTGGGCGGATCCGAGCACCAAGGTGCGCTGGTTCGACCTGTCCGGGACCGCCGATCCGGACTACCACAGCGACTTCCGAGTCGGCGGCACCGAAAGCTTCCGCACACCCGTCGGGTCCCGCCCAGACTTCACCTATACCGCGCAGTACCGGGACATCGTGCCGGATGAACGGATCGTCACTACCTATGAGATGGCGATGGACGGGCAACGCACCTCGGTCTCGGTAGCGACGCTCGAGCTGTCCAGCACAGCAGCCGGCACCCACCTCGTCTACACCGAGCAAGGGGTCTACCTCGACGGACTCGACAACGCCCAAGACCGCAGCCTGGGTACGGCCAGTCAGCTCGATCGGCTCGGCGCAGTACTGGACGGGCAGTCATGA
- a CDS encoding ArsR/SmtB family transcription factor, translated as MLDHSDTLDRAFHALSDPSRRQMLDQLATGPTSVSELARPLAMTLAAVVQHVQVLESSGLISSHKAGRVRICTIDDAALRGCEQWFIDRRVVWERRLDRLGAVLDEQVTPDEQVSPPPRRSSPRRYEGS; from the coding sequence ATGCTTGACCATTCGGACACCCTGGACCGCGCGTTCCACGCGCTCTCCGACCCGAGCCGGCGGCAGATGCTCGACCAGCTCGCTACCGGTCCGACCTCGGTCAGTGAGCTCGCCCGCCCGCTGGCGATGACTCTCGCCGCAGTGGTGCAACACGTCCAGGTGCTGGAGTCGAGCGGGCTGATCAGTTCGCACAAGGCCGGCCGGGTGCGGATCTGCACGATCGACGATGCAGCGCTGCGCGGATGCGAACAGTGGTTCATCGACCGCCGGGTGGTCTGGGAACGCCGGCTCGATCGCCTCGGCGCCGTGCTGGACGAGCAGGTCACCCCCGACGAGCAGGTATCGCCGCCACCACGCAGATCATCTCCGAGAAGATATGAAGGGTCTTGA
- a CDS encoding AI-2E family transporter has product MTTRRRTTARGAQMPKLTRSPARGARLHAHRLPERHLRAEDAGDGVPRWMVKAGGWSWRLLLVIAVVSLFVWATARIQLVFTAVFLALVFSSVLRPFVNLMDRVMPRPLATALSILSGFLVVSGLITYVVASVTGQWSTLSDRFSDGLNDLFDLAQHLPFGISITTTQLSEWADTALGWVQQNQGELLNRAAEGAGSVFETFAILALAIFCTVFFLARGNEMWRWFINQLPARLREKWMIAGGVSWYTFSGYARGTVIIAFVDGVLAFIVLMVAGVPLAAPLAVLVFIGAFIPLVGAPAAMIIAMIVALAVNGPLNAVIVGIFIALIGQFEGHVLQPMVMGKQVSLHPVVVALAVTSGTLVAGILGAIIVIPIVAVIWSVYARLRTVDPPMKADEVVTTP; this is encoded by the coding sequence ATGACCACCCGGCGGCGGACCACGGCACGCGGGGCCCAGATGCCGAAGCTGACCCGTTCCCCGGCTCGTGGTGCCCGCCTGCACGCCCATCGCCTGCCCGAGCGGCACCTGCGCGCCGAAGATGCCGGCGACGGTGTTCCCCGCTGGATGGTCAAGGCCGGCGGCTGGTCCTGGCGACTGCTCCTGGTGATCGCCGTCGTCTCGTTGTTCGTGTGGGCCACCGCCCGGATCCAACTCGTGTTCACCGCGGTCTTCCTGGCGCTGGTGTTCAGCTCGGTGCTTCGCCCGTTCGTGAACCTGATGGACCGGGTGATGCCCCGGCCGTTGGCCACCGCGCTGTCCATCCTCAGCGGCTTCCTGGTGGTCAGCGGGCTGATCACCTACGTGGTGGCCTCGGTGACAGGTCAGTGGAGCACGCTCTCGGACCGGTTCTCCGACGGTCTGAATGACCTGTTCGATCTGGCCCAGCACCTGCCGTTCGGCATCTCGATCACCACCACACAGCTCTCGGAGTGGGCCGATACGGCACTGGGGTGGGTCCAGCAGAATCAGGGCGAACTGCTGAACCGGGCGGCGGAAGGGGCCGGTTCGGTGTTCGAGACGTTCGCGATCCTGGCGCTGGCGATCTTCTGCACGGTGTTCTTCCTGGCGCGCGGGAACGAGATGTGGCGCTGGTTCATCAACCAGCTGCCGGCCCGGCTGCGGGAGAAGTGGATGATCGCCGGTGGGGTGAGCTGGTACACCTTCTCCGGCTACGCCCGGGGCACCGTGATCATCGCCTTCGTGGACGGTGTGCTGGCGTTCATCGTGCTGATGGTCGCGGGAGTCCCGCTGGCGGCGCCGCTGGCGGTGCTGGTGTTCATCGGTGCGTTCATCCCGCTGGTGGGCGCACCGGCCGCGATGATCATCGCGATGATCGTGGCGCTGGCGGTCAACGGTCCGCTGAACGCGGTGATCGTCGGCATCTTCATCGCCTTGATCGGTCAGTTCGAGGGGCACGTGCTGCAGCCGATGGTGATGGGCAAGCAGGTTTCCCTGCATCCAGTGGTAGTCGCTCTCGCGGTCACCTCCGGCACTCTGGTGGCCGGAATCCTCGGCGCGATCATCGTGATCCCGATCGTCGCGGTGATCTGGTCGGTCTACGCGCGGCTGCGCACTGTGGACCCGCCGATGAAAGCGGATGAGGTGGTCACCACTCCATGA